In Macrobrachium nipponense isolate FS-2020 chromosome 25, ASM1510439v2, whole genome shotgun sequence, one genomic interval encodes:
- the LOC135198989 gene encoding uncharacterized protein LOC135198989: MWTHTVNLVVCDAAKSSSDATSYFGYLQKLFNLFSASTHRWSTLKKHVDTTLKSWADTRWESRINSVEVVRFQAAKVRDALLEVRASTADPAIKIEAQALAEEVESYRFSICTVVWYDIRRKVQTVNKLLQSQCMHLDVAVDILKKAETSLVSYRNTRFADAQTSAKEICEEMNVEAALKQKRLRTTKRQFSYEAPDEPITDALKKWSFFIFQCSCGYGH; the protein is encoded by the coding sequence ATGTGGACACACACTGTTAATCTGGTTGTGTGTGATGCAGCAAAGAGCTCCTCAGATGCAACTAGCTACTTTGGCTACCtgcaaaaattatttaatctCTTTTCTGCCTCCACTCACAGGTGGTCGACCCTAAAAAAACATGTGGACACAACTTTGAAATCCTGGGCAGACACACGGTGGGAGAGTCGAATCAACAGTGTTGAGGTTGTAAGATTCCAGGCTGCAAAAGTGAGAGATGCTCTTTTAGAGGTGAGAGCAAGCACTGCAGATCCAGCTATTAAAATTGAAGCACAAGCCTTAGCAGAAGAGGTGGAATCATACCGGTTCTCTATTTGTACGGTGGTGTGGTATGATATCCGTAGAAAAGTTCAAACTGTGAATAAACTTCTGCAATCACAATGCATGCATCTGGATGTAGCTGTTGACATTCTCAAGAAGGCTGAAACCTCCCTTGTTAGCTACAGAAACACTAGGTTTGCTGATGCCCAGACATCTGCCAAAGAGATATGTGAGGAGATGAATGTGGAAGCTGCTCTAAAGCAGAAAAGACTCAGAACTACTAAAAGGCAGTTTTCCTATGAGGCCCCTGATGAACCTATTACCGATGCCTTGAAAAAAtggagttttttcatttttcaatgtagTTGTGGATATGGCCAttga